A genomic segment from Desulfonatronum lacustre DSM 10312 encodes:
- the lpxB gene encoding lipid-A-disaccharide synthase, with protein sequence MAALRVWLSACEPSGDLHAGLLAGALRELHPGIQLSGMGGPTMEEQGVDLRLRMEGLSVMGVSEVFAYLPRVFGMWRTIRKELAAWRPDAVVLVDSPDFHFRVARMASSLGIPVFYYISPQVWAWRQGRVEFLKRHVRRVFCILPFEPEFYRARGMDAEFVGHPLVGELSRPEILSIVPKPNRIGILPGSRKSEIQRMMPIFGQAAQELLTENPKLEFCVVKAPSVGEELLREHCPAQLPLRFIEAKDRYAAMRSCALILATSGTATLECALLQVPTIVAYRFSRLSFLVGVRLVRVPAISLANLVLRRAVLPEFIQNQARSETIAAQAREWLAHPKRMDRIRHELARLPELLASSSGFSEEPREAPAQRTAAMILRDLSGRG encoded by the coding sequence ATGGCCGCGCTCCGGGTTTGGCTGAGCGCCTGCGAACCTTCCGGGGACCTGCACGCCGGGCTGTTGGCCGGGGCGCTGCGGGAGCTGCACCCAGGAATCCAGCTCTCCGGCATGGGCGGTCCGACCATGGAGGAACAGGGAGTCGACCTGCGGCTGCGCATGGAGGGGCTTTCGGTGATGGGCGTCTCCGAAGTGTTCGCTTATCTGCCCCGAGTGTTCGGGATGTGGCGGACCATCCGCAAAGAGTTGGCCGCGTGGCGACCCGACGCCGTGGTTCTGGTGGATTCGCCGGACTTTCATTTCCGGGTGGCCCGAATGGCCTCCTCCCTGGGCATCCCGGTCTTCTACTACATCAGCCCCCAGGTCTGGGCTTGGCGGCAAGGCCGGGTCGAGTTCCTGAAGCGGCACGTGCGGCGGGTGTTTTGCATCCTGCCCTTTGAGCCGGAGTTTTATCGCGCACGGGGGATGGACGCGGAGTTCGTCGGCCATCCCCTGGTCGGTGAATTGTCGCGCCCCGAAATTCTGTCCATCGTCCCAAAGCCGAACCGGATCGGCATTCTGCCTGGCAGCCGCAAATCGGAAATCCAGCGGATGATGCCGATTTTCGGCCAGGCGGCCCAGGAACTGCTCACGGAGAACCCGAAGCTCGAGTTTTGCGTGGTCAAGGCGCCCAGCGTCGGCGAGGAACTGCTTCGCGAGCACTGCCCGGCTCAGCTTCCCTTGCGCTTCATCGAAGCCAAGGACCGCTACGCGGCCATGCGTTCCTGCGCCCTGATTCTGGCCACCTCCGGAACCGCGACCCTGGAATGCGCCCTGCTCCAGGTGCCGACCATCGTAGCCTACCGCTTCTCCCGGCTCAGCTTCCTGGTCGGCGTACGGCTGGTCAGGGTGCCGGCCATCAGCCTGGCCAATCTCGTGCTGCGTCGAGCGGTGCTTCCGGAGTTTATCCAGAATCAGGCCCGGTCGGAGACCATCGCGGCCCAGGCCCGGGAATGGCTCGCTCACCCAAAACGGATGGATCGTATTCGCCATGAGTTGGCCCGGTTGCCCGAACTTCTTGCCTCTTCCTCCGGCTTCTCCGAAGAGCCACGGGAAGCTCCGGCTCAACGCACCGCCGCGATGATCCTGCGCGATCTTTCAGGTCGGGGCTGA
- the lptA gene encoding lipopolysaccharide transport periplasmic protein LptA — MVRLVKIMATTLVLACIAAYVHAQDQVPVKILSDQMDYVQENNTVIFRGNVHVDREDFQIWSDKLTVFMESSGEQGQMSMGPDGSQDIEKLLAEGSVRIERDKQVGTSEKATYWTKRGVVVMEGNPVLKDGESSISGEVITYHLEDNRGVVEGGERQRVQAIFMAPPTP, encoded by the coding sequence ATGGTACGATTAGTGAAAATCATGGCGACCACTTTGGTTTTGGCGTGCATTGCCGCGTATGTCCATGCCCAGGATCAAGTCCCGGTGAAGATCCTCTCCGACCAGATGGATTATGTTCAGGAGAACAACACCGTCATTTTTCGCGGCAACGTCCATGTGGACCGCGAGGACTTCCAGATTTGGAGCGACAAGCTGACGGTGTTCATGGAGTCTTCCGGGGAGCAGGGGCAAATGTCCATGGGTCCGGACGGCTCCCAGGACATCGAGAAGCTGCTTGCCGAAGGCTCCGTGCGCATCGAACGCGACAAGCAGGTGGGCACCAGCGAAAAGGCCACGTATTGGACCAAGCGCGGCGTCGTGGTCATGGAAGGCAATCCCGTGCTCAAAGACGGCGAAAGCTCCATCAGCGGCGAAGTGATCACCTACCACCTGGAAGACAATCGCGGGGTGGTGGAGGGCGGTGAGCGTCAGCGGGTTCAGGCGATTTTTATGGCTCCGCCCACGCCATAG
- the lptE gene encoding LPS assembly lipoprotein LptE, whose amino-acid sequence MQRTFPYLTIGLFLLLVGCGYHFSASAPITLPSGVVNIHIQEVDNPTLEAWIDPYLRSRFRDEFTRRAQVNWVDAEQAQAHVVLRIIAYSTDTELSGAQDQTLRERATVILETEFLSAVDGSRIWSSGHISDYETFETGTNEVAAGERAIENAIRRTADALGADY is encoded by the coding sequence ATGCAACGGACTTTCCCATACCTGACAATAGGCCTCTTCCTCCTTCTGGTGGGTTGCGGCTACCACTTCAGCGCCAGCGCCCCGATCACCCTCCCCAGCGGAGTGGTGAACATTCATATTCAGGAAGTGGACAACCCAACCCTCGAAGCCTGGATTGATCCGTATCTCCGCTCGCGATTTCGCGACGAATTCACCCGCCGCGCCCAGGTGAACTGGGTCGACGCCGAGCAGGCTCAAGCGCACGTCGTCCTGCGCATCATCGCCTATTCCACGGACACGGAACTCTCCGGAGCCCAGGATCAGACGCTCAGAGAGCGCGCCACCGTCATCCTGGAGACCGAGTTTCTCAGCGCGGTCGACGGCTCGCGGATCTGGTCCTCCGGCCATATTTCCGATTATGAAACCTTTGAGACCGGAACCAATGAAGTCGCCGCCGGAGAACGGGCCATTGAGAACGCCATCCGCCGCACGGCAGACGCCCTGGGCGCGGACTATTGA
- a CDS encoding LPS-assembly protein LptD yields MTNSFHPPLRFRPSALPVLPNHLWALLWVLLCLLLAWPRPGNAQSMFQQDFSMDSELPWTLEADRVESLQAEQVFEAQGNVLIRQGPNLIQADTARYFRETGFAFLDGNVRIEWDGDILVGRKADFDLLNNVGWVTDGEMFLAQDHVYIRGELLEKRCEQTYAFRGAHLTTCDGPVPAWSIKSSEGEVTSGGYAQMWHPRFQVKDTPVLYSPYMIFPVKTERQSGFLIPEPSFSSRLGAGLTLPYYWAIDEEQDATFYANMMSKRGVMTGMEYRHFNNLDSKGVWQADWLHDSKTASTEADEDPQFRGDGLTRDNKHRYWIRGKYDGYLGDPLWRTKLDLDMVSDQNYLREFKHGHTGYTRVHDTMLRDFGRGMNNIDSLYRSNAVELSRNWSQVGFRGAMYYTQALQYWTDNNPSNENPTLQRLPELNLDFYKTRIGESPFELEARTQAVYFWREKGTTGARADIYPRLSLPWTTGFGTVTPSAGWRQTLYAIDKHQQVTGIPDSVNESKDFNERGIPDFRVDAFTSLFNIYDFDKQDRITPTLDNVGNAYWTRMKHTIQPELTYSYIPHVDQDENPLFTRDDRINKRNLLSYSLHNIFNRRMDQVVVRRPGTEDTPLTEDMLRVETTYRDFLRVRFDQAYDIEEADRGDNLDQYERRPFSDIRTDVVFSPGRYIDLITRSWYSPYMNTITEHEHLLYGSYPGLGSAYFGFDFRSEVTDDIWRQNQQKREILRIGGLVHLPRGWFARADFKRDMLAKEDLEKIFGIGFTHQCYFLDFLFSQTQDEDRFELRVSLKGLEDMLGLGL; encoded by the coding sequence ATGACGAACTCGTTCCATCCCCCCCTCCGCTTCCGGCCCTCCGCGCTTCCGGTCCTTCCGAACCATCTCTGGGCGCTGCTCTGGGTCTTGCTCTGCCTGTTGCTCGCCTGGCCGCGCCCCGGAAACGCCCAGTCCATGTTCCAGCAAGATTTTTCCATGGACTCCGAGCTTCCCTGGACCCTGGAGGCCGACCGGGTCGAGTCCCTGCAAGCCGAACAGGTTTTCGAAGCCCAGGGCAACGTACTGATCCGGCAGGGCCCGAATCTGATCCAGGCGGACACGGCCCGTTATTTTCGGGAGACCGGCTTCGCTTTTCTCGACGGCAACGTCCGGATCGAATGGGACGGAGATATTCTCGTGGGCCGGAAGGCGGACTTCGACCTGTTGAACAACGTTGGCTGGGTAACGGACGGGGAGATGTTCCTGGCCCAGGACCACGTGTATATTCGCGGGGAACTGCTGGAAAAGCGCTGCGAACAGACCTACGCCTTCAGGGGGGCGCACCTCACCACCTGCGACGGTCCGGTTCCGGCGTGGTCCATCAAAAGCAGCGAGGGCGAAGTCACCTCCGGCGGCTACGCCCAGATGTGGCACCCCCGCTTTCAGGTCAAGGACACACCCGTTCTCTACTCTCCGTACATGATTTTTCCGGTCAAGACCGAACGCCAAAGCGGCTTCCTGATCCCCGAACCGTCCTTCAGCTCCCGCTTGGGAGCCGGCCTCACCCTGCCCTACTACTGGGCCATTGATGAGGAACAAGACGCCACCTTCTACGCCAACATGATGAGCAAGCGCGGCGTGATGACCGGTATGGAATACCGTCATTTCAACAATCTGGACTCCAAGGGCGTCTGGCAGGCCGACTGGCTGCACGACTCCAAAACCGCCTCCACCGAGGCCGACGAGGATCCCCAGTTCCGCGGGGACGGCCTGACCCGGGACAACAAGCACCGCTATTGGATTCGCGGCAAGTACGACGGCTACCTTGGCGACCCCTTGTGGCGGACCAAGCTGGATCTGGACATGGTCTCCGACCAGAACTACCTGCGCGAATTCAAGCACGGACATACCGGATACACCAGGGTCCACGACACCATGCTCCGCGACTTCGGCCGGGGGATGAACAACATCGACTCCCTGTATCGGAGTAACGCCGTGGAACTCAGCCGCAACTGGAGCCAGGTCGGGTTCCGCGGGGCGATGTACTACACCCAGGCCCTCCAGTACTGGACCGACAACAATCCCAGCAACGAAAACCCCACCCTGCAGCGTCTCCCCGAGTTGAACCTGGATTTCTACAAAACCCGCATCGGAGAGTCTCCGTTTGAGTTGGAGGCCAGGACCCAAGCCGTCTATTTCTGGCGCGAAAAGGGAACCACCGGCGCCCGAGCCGATATATATCCGCGCCTCAGTCTGCCCTGGACCACCGGCTTCGGTACCGTGACCCCCAGCGCCGGTTGGCGCCAAACCCTGTACGCCATCGATAAGCACCAGCAAGTCACGGGAATCCCGGACAGCGTGAACGAATCCAAGGACTTCAACGAGCGCGGGATTCCCGATTTCCGCGTGGACGCCTTCACCTCTTTATTCAACATCTATGACTTTGATAAACAGGACCGGATCACGCCGACCCTGGACAATGTCGGCAATGCGTACTGGACCAGGATGAAGCACACGATCCAGCCCGAATTGACCTACTCGTACATTCCCCACGTGGACCAGGACGAAAACCCGCTTTTCACCCGCGACGACCGGATCAACAAGCGCAATCTGCTCTCCTACAGCTTGCACAACATCTTCAATCGACGCATGGACCAGGTCGTCGTGCGACGTCCAGGAACCGAAGACACGCCTCTTACCGAGGACATGCTCCGGGTCGAGACCACCTATCGCGACTTCCTGCGGGTTCGCTTCGACCAGGCGTACGACATCGAAGAGGCCGATCGCGGCGATAATCTGGATCAATACGAACGCCGCCCCTTCTCCGACATCCGGACGGACGTGGTCTTTTCGCCGGGAAGATACATCGATTTGATCACCCGATCCTGGTATTCGCCCTACATGAACACCATCACCGAACATGAACATCTGTTGTACGGGAGTTATCCCGGCCTGGGTTCGGCCTATTTCGGGTTCGACTTCCGGTCCGAAGTCACCGACGACATTTGGCGCCAGAACCAGCAAAAACGCGAGATTCTCCGCATCGGCGGCCTGGTCCATCTGCCTCGGGGCTGGTTCGCGCGTGCGGATTTCAAGCGAGACATGTTGGCCAAGGAAGACCTCGAAAAGATTTTCGGTATCGGCTTCACCCACCAGTGTTATTTTCTGGATTTCCTCTTTTCCCAGACCCAGGACGAAGATCGCTTCGAACTGCGAGTATCCCTCAAGGGGTTGGAGGACATGCTGGGCTTGGGCCTTTAG
- a CDS encoding glutamine synthetase family protein, protein MTDSPVFNCKNADDVMKAVRDYNVSFVQFWFVDVIGTLKSFQITISELENAFEEGMGFDGSSILGFARIHESDMVAIPDPTTFQMVPWRPMDRPVARMFCDIKNPDGTSYVADSRYVLKRILSKAAEKGYTFYVGPELEFFLFDSAHEPIIIDQGGYFDAPPLDLGNDVRRDIIFALNRMGITVEYSHHEVAPSQHEIDLRYAEALQMADIAVTYKVVCKEIARKHGCYCSFMPKPIFGQNGSGMHTHQSLFKNGKNIFYDANDKHFLSAECKSYIAGLLKHAPEFCAVTNQWVNSYKRLVPGYEAPVYLAWARRNRSSLVRVPLYKPGKEVATRVELRSPDPACNPYLAFAVMLAAGLKGMEENYKLPDPVEEDIFEMSASERSQHHIDALPGSLGDAVAILEQSSLLKEALGEHIFSKFIENKKKEWDDYRIQVSQYEIDRYLPLL, encoded by the coding sequence ATGACCGATTCACCCGTATTCAACTGCAAAAATGCCGACGACGTGATGAAGGCGGTGCGCGACTACAATGTCAGCTTCGTTCAATTCTGGTTCGTGGACGTCATCGGAACCCTGAAGAGCTTTCAGATCACCATCAGTGAATTGGAAAACGCTTTTGAAGAAGGCATGGGCTTCGACGGATCTTCCATTCTCGGCTTCGCCCGGATCCACGAAAGCGACATGGTCGCTATTCCGGACCCGACAACCTTTCAGATGGTCCCCTGGCGTCCCATGGACCGCCCGGTGGCCCGGATGTTCTGCGACATCAAAAACCCCGATGGAACATCCTATGTCGCGGACAGCCGGTACGTTCTCAAGCGCATCCTGAGCAAGGCCGCGGAAAAGGGGTACACGTTCTACGTCGGCCCGGAACTGGAATTCTTTCTGTTCGACTCCGCCCACGAACCGATCATCATCGACCAGGGCGGATACTTCGACGCCCCGCCTCTGGATCTAGGCAACGATGTCCGCCGGGACATCATCTTCGCCCTGAACCGCATGGGCATCACCGTGGAGTACAGCCATCACGAGGTGGCCCCCAGCCAGCACGAGATCGACCTGCGCTACGCCGAGGCCTTGCAAATGGCCGACATCGCCGTGACCTACAAGGTCGTGTGCAAGGAGATCGCCCGCAAGCACGGCTGCTACTGCTCCTTCATGCCCAAACCCATCTTCGGTCAGAACGGCAGTGGGATGCACACCCACCAGTCCTTGTTTAAGAACGGCAAGAACATCTTTTACGACGCCAACGACAAGCATTTTCTCAGCGCTGAATGCAAGAGCTACATCGCCGGCCTGCTCAAGCACGCCCCGGAATTCTGCGCCGTCACCAACCAGTGGGTGAACTCCTACAAACGGCTGGTTCCGGGCTACGAAGCCCCGGTCTACCTGGCCTGGGCCCGTCGTAACCGCTCTTCCCTGGTCCGGGTGCCGCTGTACAAGCCCGGCAAGGAGGTCGCCACCCGCGTGGAGCTGCGCTCCCCTGACCCGGCCTGCAACCCTTACCTGGCCTTCGCCGTGATGCTCGCCGCCGGCCTCAAGGGCATGGAAGAGAACTACAAACTGCCGGACCCCGTGGAAGAGGACATCTTTGAAATGTCCGCCTCGGAACGTTCCCAGCACCATATCGACGCCTTGCCGGGCAGCCTCGGGGACGCCGTGGCAATCCTTGAGCAAAGCTCTCTGCTCAAGGAAGCTCTGGGCGAACATATCTTTTCCAAGTTCATCGAAAACAAGAAAAAGGAATGGGACGACTACCGCATCCAGGTGTCCCAGTACGAAATCGACCGGTACCTGCCTCTGCTGTAG
- the aroL gene encoding shikimate kinase AroL, which yields MNRFIQNTVQVGDPDARMVHAPETRKRDVFDPQSTNIFLVGLRASGKSTLGKLLAERLEMRFVDTDALVVDKAGRSIADIVAEDGWDTFRVLESEALREVCARRGQVVATGGGIVLAADNQELIQQSGTTFYLMAEISTLLGRLNAAPTPDHRPPLSGLTPEQELIQSNIQRSPIYMNLADHILRSEDSLDAVLQNAKEKLNAR from the coding sequence ATGAACAGGTTCATCCAAAACACCGTACAGGTGGGCGATCCCGACGCCCGAATGGTCCACGCGCCGGAAACACGAAAACGAGACGTCTTCGATCCACAATCGACCAACATTTTCCTGGTCGGGCTCCGGGCCAGCGGCAAGTCCACCCTGGGCAAACTCCTGGCTGAGCGCCTGGAGATGCGCTTCGTGGACACCGACGCTCTGGTTGTGGACAAGGCCGGACGGAGCATCGCCGACATCGTGGCCGAGGACGGCTGGGATACCTTTCGCGTCCTGGAGTCCGAGGCCTTACGGGAGGTCTGCGCCCGGCGCGGCCAGGTCGTGGCCACCGGTGGCGGCATCGTCCTGGCCGCGGATAATCAAGAACTGATTCAACAATCCGGAACAACCTTCTATTTGATGGCCGAAATCTCCACCCTGCTCGGACGATTGAACGCGGCACCCACTCCGGACCACCGACCGCCCCTCTCCGGCCTGACTCCGGAGCAGGAACTGATCCAAAGCAATATCCAGCGCAGCCCGATCTACATGAATCTGGCCGACCATATTCTGCGCTCCGAGGACAGCCTTGACGCCGTTCTCCAGAACGCCAAGGAGAAACTCAATGCCCGATGA
- a CDS encoding HAD-IA family hydrolase, protein MTGIKPKAAIFDLGGVLTSTDHLHAKAWEQILNPFLENVAEKEGSPFRPFDPQGDYRNHLERRPGFEGALSFFKSRNIEPPYGRSDDSAEAQTIHGLCRRKNDLFLDMLNTHGPKIIDSSVELLKSLKNDGFQIGITSSSLNCDCILKLAGLEGLYDVRMDDEMLREQSLREKPHPDMLLAAAKAMGRYPGECLVVDDALAGVQAGRAGNFGMVIGLARNGEGEMLRQFGADMVLGDLSETCPEDIRAWFEHELPGDGWKLAYVGLDRGDEKLRETLTTVGNGYIGTRGCFEGERASFNHYPGTYMAGIFNRVPSMVHGKEIFNNDFVNCPNWLPVEFKIGNGKFLSPLQMELLSYKQELDLRRGVLQRTMICRDVHGLITRIQSKRLASMAEPHLCALRFELTPINYSAPITMRVSLDGNVENAGVPRYSQLTSKHLELMHSGRTSGGVCLRVKTTGSGYQIHMEAQSRLLEENKPLSPEREVFKNDAEIGEELRFHAHENRTYALEKIVAVYSSLDGVQDLGSAASNLAGKQASFAKICSAHERAWAALWDKADIRIQGDRFIQRTTRLHIYHLLTTASPHNRLLYTGMPARGLHGEAYRGHIFWDEIYILPFFDLHFPEISRSLLLYRYHRLDGAREYARQYGYKGAMYPWQTADGGDEETQEIHYNPAGKTWDPDLSRRQRHVSIAIFANVWRYVNWSKDERFLRDHGAEMLLEIARFWADIARFDPETDRYHIEGVMGPDEFHEKLPGSEEPGIKDNAYTNVMVVWLLERALELVERLPAATMKKLREQIGFDLSETEKWRDMIHKLNVLLSPDGIIHQFDGYMDLKELDWDAYRRRYYDIHRMDRILKAEGDSPDHYKLAKQADVLMMYYLLDPGEVAHILRELGHEIEDPLELLQKNYDFYEPRTSHGSTLSKVVHAVVSYFIHSDAGTWRWFVEAMKSDVYDTQGGTTKEGIHTGVMAATLDIILRCFAGLQLTGEHPVIQPRLPEHWQKLSFRFQLQRTWYDVELEHGRARLSITGREGEERTIALDDKTFHLLPGRCTEADFPDDPMPMDWRIEV, encoded by the coding sequence ATGACCGGAATAAAACCCAAGGCGGCCATCTTCGATCTGGGCGGCGTGTTGACCAGCACCGACCATCTGCACGCCAAGGCTTGGGAGCAGATCCTCAATCCGTTCCTGGAAAACGTCGCCGAAAAGGAAGGCAGCCCGTTCCGGCCCTTTGACCCCCAAGGCGACTACCGCAACCATCTGGAACGCCGTCCGGGCTTTGAAGGAGCGCTGAGTTTTTTCAAATCCCGAAACATCGAACCGCCCTATGGTCGCTCGGATGACTCGGCCGAAGCCCAGACCATCCACGGCTTGTGTCGTCGAAAAAACGACCTGTTCCTGGACATGCTCAACACCCATGGCCCGAAAATCATCGACTCCTCGGTCGAACTCCTGAAATCCCTCAAAAACGATGGCTTTCAAATCGGAATCACCTCTTCCAGCCTGAACTGCGACTGCATTCTGAAGCTTGCGGGTCTGGAAGGCCTGTACGACGTGCGCATGGATGACGAAATGCTCCGCGAACAAAGCCTGCGGGAAAAACCCCATCCGGACATGCTCCTGGCCGCGGCCAAGGCCATGGGCCGGTACCCCGGGGAATGCCTGGTGGTGGACGACGCCCTGGCCGGGGTCCAGGCCGGACGGGCCGGCAACTTCGGAATGGTCATCGGCCTGGCTCGCAACGGCGAAGGAGAAATGCTGCGCCAGTTCGGCGCGGACATGGTCTTGGGCGACTTATCGGAAACCTGCCCCGAGGACATCCGGGCCTGGTTCGAGCACGAACTGCCCGGGGACGGCTGGAAGCTCGCCTATGTCGGCCTGGATCGCGGTGACGAGAAGCTGCGCGAAACCCTGACCACCGTGGGCAACGGCTACATCGGCACGCGAGGGTGTTTTGAAGGCGAGCGGGCCTCCTTCAACCATTACCCCGGAACCTACATGGCGGGCATTTTCAACCGCGTCCCGAGCATGGTCCACGGCAAGGAAATCTTCAACAACGACTTCGTGAACTGCCCGAACTGGCTGCCCGTGGAATTCAAGATCGGCAACGGCAAATTCCTGAGCCCGCTGCAAATGGAACTGCTCAGCTACAAGCAGGAGTTGGATCTGCGCCGCGGCGTGCTCCAACGGACCATGATCTGCCGGGACGTCCACGGCCTGATCACCCGGATTCAGTCCAAACGTCTGGCCAGTATGGCCGAGCCGCATCTCTGCGCGCTGCGCTTCGAGCTGACGCCCATCAACTACTCCGCGCCCATCACCATGCGGGTCAGCCTGGACGGCAACGTGGAAAACGCAGGCGTGCCCCGGTATTCCCAGCTGACGTCCAAGCACCTGGAGCTGATGCACTCCGGCCGAACTTCCGGCGGAGTCTGCCTGCGGGTCAAGACCACCGGCTCCGGCTACCAGATCCACATGGAGGCCCAAAGTCGTCTGCTGGAGGAGAACAAGCCCCTGTCTCCGGAACGTGAGGTTTTCAAGAACGACGCGGAAATCGGGGAGGAATTGCGCTTCCATGCCCATGAGAACCGAACCTACGCCCTGGAAAAGATCGTCGCGGTGTACAGCTCCCTGGACGGAGTCCAGGATCTGGGCAGTGCGGCTTCCAACCTGGCCGGAAAACAGGCGTCCTTCGCCAAGATTTGCAGCGCCCACGAACGCGCCTGGGCCGCGCTGTGGGACAAGGCGGACATCCGCATCCAGGGCGACCGCTTCATTCAGCGCACCACCCGGCTGCACATCTACCACCTCCTGACCACGGCCTCGCCCCACAACCGTCTGCTCTACACCGGGATGCCCGCCCGAGGGCTGCACGGCGAGGCCTACCGCGGTCATATTTTCTGGGACGAGATCTACATCCTGCCGTTTTTCGATCTCCACTTTCCGGAAATCTCCCGTTCCCTGCTGCTCTACCGCTATCACCGACTGGACGGGGCCCGGGAATACGCCCGGCAATACGGATACAAGGGCGCCATGTACCCCTGGCAGACCGCGGACGGCGGGGACGAGGAAACCCAGGAAATCCACTACAACCCCGCCGGCAAGACCTGGGACCCGGATCTCAGCCGCCGTCAACGCCACGTTTCCATCGCCATTTTCGCCAATGTCTGGCGCTACGTAAACTGGTCCAAGGACGAGCGATTCCTGCGGGACCACGGCGCGGAAATGCTTCTGGAAATCGCCCGGTTCTGGGCGGACATCGCCAGGTTCGATCCCGAGACGGACCGCTACCACATCGAGGGCGTGATGGGACCGGACGAGTTCCATGAAAAGCTGCCTGGATCCGAGGAGCCCGGCATCAAGGACAACGCCTACACCAACGTCATGGTGGTCTGGCTCCTGGAACGGGCACTGGAACTGGTGGAGCGCCTGCCCGCCGCGACCATGAAGAAGCTGCGCGAGCAGATCGGCTTCGACCTCTCGGAGACGGAGAAGTGGCGGGACATGATCCACAAACTGAACGTGCTGCTGTCTCCTGATGGCATCATCCACCAGTTCGACGGATATATGGACTTGAAAGAGCTGGACTGGGACGCCTACCGCCGCCGCTACTACGACATCCATCGCATGGACCGCATCCTCAAGGCCGAGGGGGACAGCCCGGACCACTATAAACTGGCCAAGCAGGCCGACGTGCTGATGATGTACTACCTGCTGGACCCCGGCGAGGTGGCGCACATTCTGCGCGAACTCGGGCACGAGATCGAAGACCCCTTGGAACTGCTCCAGAAGAATTACGACTTCTACGAACCGCGCACCAGCCACGGTTCCACCTTGAGCAAGGTGGTCCACGCCGTGGTTTCCTACTTCATCCACTCCGACGCCGGAACGTGGCGCTGGTTCGTGGAAGCCATGAAAAGCGACGTCTACGACACCCAGGGCGGGACCACCAAGGAGGGCATCCATACCGGAGTGATGGCCGCCACCCTGGACATTATCTTGCGCTGCTTCGCCGGGCTGCAACTCACCGGAGAGCATCCCGTGATCCAGCCCCGGCTGCCGGAGCACTGGCAAAAGCTGTCCTTCCGCTTCCAGCTCCAGCGGACCTGGTACGATGTGGAGTTGGAACACGGCCGAGCCAGGCTGTCCATCACCGGCCGCGAGGGCGAGGAACGGACCATCGCCCTGGACGACAAGACGTTCCACCTGCTTCCGGGCCGATGCACCGAAGCTGATTTTCCGGATGACCCCATGCCCATGGATTGGCGGATCGAGGTATGA